From Sphingomonas hengshuiensis, one genomic window encodes:
- a CDS encoding MaoC family dehydratase, producing MIVEHYFEDYVIGSSRETFGRTITETDFVVHAGHSGDFFPHHMDAAWCATQPIGQRIAHGTLVFTVGIGLTASTINPHAMSTGYDRLRFVRPVHIGDTIRTITRIAEKRDHPKRATHGVVVETVDIRNQRDETVLACEHLYLVARRTPLSAD from the coding sequence ATGATCGTCGAGCATTATTTCGAAGACTATGTCATCGGGTCGAGCCGCGAGACGTTCGGGCGGACGATCACCGAGACCGACTTCGTCGTCCATGCCGGCCATAGCGGCGATTTCTTCCCGCACCATATGGACGCCGCATGGTGCGCCACCCAGCCGATCGGCCAGCGCATCGCGCACGGGACGCTGGTCTTCACGGTCGGGATCGGGCTGACCGCCTCGACGATCAACCCGCATGCGATGTCGACCGGCTATGACCGGCTGCGCTTCGTCCGCCCGGTGCATATCGGCGACACCATCCGCACGATCACGCGCATCGCCGAGAAGCGCGACCACCCCAAGCGCGCGACGCATGGCGTGGTGGTGGAGACCGTCGACATCCGCAACCAGCGCGACGAGACCGTGCTGGCGTGCGAGCATCTGTATCTCGTCGCGCGGCGCACGCCGCTTTCGGCGGACTGA
- a CDS encoding four-carbon acid sugar kinase family protein: protein MTRRPLLYSFYGDDFTGSTDVLEQLAEGGVPAVLFLRRPDAALRARFAQVRAIGIAGDSRSRPPEWMDGHLPDAFAALGEAPIVHYKTCSTFDSSPHTGSIGRAIDIGCAAFGGPAAIVVGAPHLRRYVAFGTLFAAAGDQTYRIDRHPTMAHHPVTPMREAELIRHLADQTNANIALVPLNRIQAGEADAAYREVAGSADAVLFDGVAMADLAATGAVLLAHRIAFAAGSSGVTRALVLAWRTLSIIDAAAPPARATTVDRLLVVSGSCSPVTARQIARATASGYAGVAADVPALLRGESDEEARLVDAACAALAQGGRCVLHSAQGPLGDGASAAGDRLGKALGRIAAAAIRRAGLRRLLFAGGDTSSHGIAELGIDALSWAAPIEPGAPLVRAHAADPAVDGLELVLKGGQIGGEDFFETVRRGG from the coding sequence ATGACCCGCCGCCCCCTCCTCTACAGCTTCTACGGCGACGACTTCACCGGATCGACCGACGTCCTCGAACAACTGGCCGAAGGCGGCGTCCCCGCGGTGCTGTTCCTCCGCCGGCCCGACGCCGCCCTGCGCGCGCGCTTTGCACAGGTCCGCGCAATCGGAATCGCCGGCGACAGCCGCAGCCGCCCGCCCGAATGGATGGACGGCCATCTGCCGGACGCCTTCGCGGCGCTCGGCGAAGCGCCGATCGTCCATTACAAGACCTGCTCGACCTTCGATTCCAGCCCGCACACCGGATCGATCGGCCGCGCCATCGACATCGGCTGCGCCGCGTTCGGCGGCCCCGCTGCGATCGTCGTCGGCGCACCGCATTTGCGCCGCTATGTCGCGTTCGGCACGCTCTTCGCCGCAGCAGGCGACCAGACCTATCGCATCGATCGCCACCCGACCATGGCGCACCACCCGGTCACGCCGATGCGCGAGGCTGAGCTGATCCGCCACCTCGCCGACCAGACCAACGCCAATATTGCGCTCGTGCCGCTGAACCGCATCCAGGCGGGCGAAGCCGATGCCGCCTATCGCGAGGTTGCGGGCAGCGCCGACGCGGTGCTGTTCGACGGGGTGGCGATGGCGGACCTTGCCGCGACCGGCGCGGTGCTGCTCGCGCACCGTATCGCCTTCGCCGCCGGCAGTTCGGGCGTCACCCGCGCGCTGGTGCTCGCCTGGCGCACGCTCAGCATCATCGACGCCGCCGCCCCGCCCGCCCGCGCCACCACAGTCGACCGGCTGCTGGTCGTGAGCGGGAGCTGCTCCCCGGTCACTGCGCGCCAGATCGCCCGGGCGACCGCCAGCGGCTATGCCGGAGTTGCCGCCGACGTCCCCGCGCTGCTGCGGGGTGAAAGCGACGAGGAGGCGCGGCTGGTCGACGCCGCCTGCGCCGCGCTCGCGCAGGGCGGACGCTGCGTGCTCCATTCGGCGCAGGGCCCGCTCGGCGACGGCGCCAGCGCGGCGGGCGACCGGCTCGGCAAGGCATTGGGCCGGATCGCCGCGGCGGCGATCCGCCGCGCCGGGCTTCGCCGGCTGTTGTTCGCGGGCGGCGACACGTCGAGCCACGGCATCGCCGAACTGGGCATCGACGCGCTCAGCTGGGCCGCGCCGATCGAACCCGGCGCCCCGCTGGTCCGCGCCCACGCCGCCGACCCGGCGGTCGACGGGCTCGAACTGGTACTCAAGGGCGGACAGATCGGCGGCGAGGATTTCTTCGAAACCGTGCGCCGCGGCGGCTGA
- a CDS encoding CaiB/BaiF CoA transferase family protein — protein MEFNEGAPASVAASLPLDGIVVLDLSQFLAGPSAALRLADLGAKVIKVERRAGGDAGRSLELAGQRFGDASTLFHTINRNKESYAADLKDPAERAQVEALVRGADVVIHNFRPGVMDRLGLGYARIAELNPRIVYAGVSGYGDTGPWRDRPGQDLLVQALSGITTLSGDRDQAPTPTALAIVDMSAGAQLAIGILSLLVRRGVTGRGGRVDVSLIDTAIDLQFEPLTVFLNGGGAPERGEVRNANVYLPAPYGIYDTADGHIALAMMPIDTLGTVIGNDRLAAWPAAQWLGERDAIKAEIAAHLATGTSAHWLALLDAAGLWVAPVLDWPALIAEPGFQALDAIQTITSGTETMRTTRSPIRIDGHRLEAPRAAPMLGEANVRIDSELRHAEGQR, from the coding sequence ATGGAATTCAACGAAGGCGCGCCCGCGTCTGTCGCGGCGTCGTTGCCGCTCGACGGGATCGTCGTGCTCGACCTGAGCCAGTTCCTCGCCGGGCCTTCCGCCGCGCTTCGGCTTGCCGATCTGGGCGCCAAGGTGATCAAGGTCGAGCGCCGCGCGGGCGGCGATGCCGGGCGGTCGCTCGAACTGGCGGGGCAGCGCTTCGGCGATGCCAGCACGCTGTTCCACACGATCAACCGCAACAAGGAAAGCTATGCCGCCGACCTCAAGGACCCCGCCGAGCGCGCGCAGGTCGAGGCGCTGGTGCGGGGTGCCGATGTGGTCATCCACAATTTCCGCCCCGGCGTGATGGACCGGCTGGGGCTGGGCTATGCGCGGATCGCCGAGCTGAACCCGCGCATCGTCTATGCCGGCGTCTCGGGCTATGGCGATACGGGCCCATGGCGCGACCGGCCGGGGCAGGACCTGCTCGTCCAGGCGCTGTCGGGGATCACGACGCTGTCGGGGGATCGCGACCAGGCGCCGACCCCTACCGCGCTGGCGATCGTCGACATGAGCGCGGGCGCGCAGCTGGCGATCGGCATCCTGTCGCTGCTCGTCCGGCGCGGGGTGACCGGGCGCGGCGGCAGGGTCGATGTCAGCCTGATCGACACCGCGATCGACCTCCAGTTCGAGCCGCTCACCGTGTTCCTCAACGGTGGTGGCGCGCCCGAGCGCGGCGAAGTGCGCAACGCCAATGTCTATCTGCCCGCGCCCTATGGCATTTACGACACCGCTGATGGGCATATCGCGCTGGCGATGATGCCGATCGATACGCTGGGCACCGTGATCGGCAATGACAGGCTCGCGGCATGGCCGGCGGCGCAATGGCTGGGCGAGCGCGACGCGATCAAGGCCGAGATCGCGGCGCATCTCGCCACCGGGACGAGCGCACACTGGCTGGCGCTGCTCGACGCGGCGGGGCTGTGGGTCGCGCCGGTACTCGACTGGCCCGCGCTGATCGCGGAGCCGGGCTTCCAGGCGCTGGATGCGATTCAGACGATCACGAGCGGAACCGAGACGATGCGGACGACGCGATCGCCGATCCGGATCGACGGGCACCGGCTGGAGGCGCCGCGCGCCGCGCCGATGCTGGGCGAGGCCAATGTGCGGATCGACTCTGAACTGCGCCATGCGGAGGGGCAGCGATGA
- a CDS encoding sugar ABC transporter ATP-binding protein: MRGPMVMALLEAQGVAKRFPNGTVALAGVDITLEAGRVHGLIGANGAGKSTFIKILAGVMPPSDGVMLWRGEPARWRKPIEARRAGIATIQQHIPLVPTLSVRENILLDRGGMLRERAGDHDAVRAVLARIECAIDPEAMVGELRIGDRQMVAIAQALASGADLVIMDEPTASLAGQEREAVYRIVRRLAREEGRAVLFISHFLDEIAALTDTLTVLRDGRAVLHAETATLSEADIAAAIAGERLNALERSPRAVPTGPVALEVTRLVTPRLAEPIDLTLRRGEIVGVAGLLGSGRSELLHAIFGSDSHARGTVVLDGAPVGRSAGEAVAAGMALVAEDRVAQGLVPGFDLWRNLSLPHAGASGWLLDEDAERDAAEHAVRQLSIKTASIDAPVTELSGGNAQKVTIGRWLRPETRLLLLDEPSAGIDIGARTEIMRLIRRLADDGLPILLVSSDFAELLALADRVLVLRDRRIVADRAAGDLDEDALILLAGGSLASDNGEIAA; the protein is encoded by the coding sequence GTGCGAGGGCCAATGGTGATGGCGCTGCTCGAGGCACAGGGCGTCGCGAAACGCTTTCCCAACGGCACCGTTGCGCTGGCGGGCGTCGATATCACGCTGGAGGCGGGGCGTGTCCATGGGCTGATCGGCGCGAACGGCGCGGGCAAATCGACCTTCATCAAGATATTGGCAGGGGTCATGCCGCCCAGCGACGGCGTGATGCTGTGGCGAGGCGAGCCCGCGCGATGGCGCAAGCCGATCGAGGCGCGCCGCGCCGGGATCGCGACGATCCAGCAGCATATCCCGCTGGTCCCGACGCTGTCGGTGCGCGAGAATATCCTGCTCGATCGCGGCGGCATGCTGCGCGAGCGTGCGGGCGATCACGACGCGGTGCGCGCGGTGCTGGCGCGGATCGAGTGCGCGATCGATCCCGAGGCGATGGTCGGCGAGCTGCGCATCGGCGACCGCCAGATGGTGGCGATCGCGCAGGCGCTGGCGAGCGGCGCCGACCTCGTCATCATGGACGAGCCGACGGCATCGCTGGCGGGGCAGGAGCGCGAGGCGGTGTACCGCATCGTCCGCCGGCTGGCGCGCGAGGAGGGGCGGGCCGTGCTGTTCATCTCGCACTTTCTCGACGAGATCGCGGCGCTTACCGACACGCTCACCGTGCTGCGTGACGGGCGCGCGGTGCTGCACGCAGAGACTGCAACGCTGAGCGAGGCCGACATCGCCGCGGCGATTGCGGGCGAACGGCTGAACGCGCTGGAGCGCAGCCCGCGTGCCGTCCCGACGGGGCCGGTGGCGCTGGAAGTGACGCGGCTCGTGACGCCGAGGCTGGCCGAGCCGATCGACCTGACGCTCCGCCGCGGCGAGATCGTCGGGGTCGCGGGGCTGCTTGGGTCGGGGCGGAGCGAATTGCTCCACGCGATCTTCGGATCGGATTCGCATGCGCGGGGCACCGTCGTGCTGGACGGCGCGCCGGTCGGGCGAAGCGCCGGGGAAGCGGTGGCGGCGGGGATGGCGCTGGTCGCCGAGGACCGCGTGGCGCAGGGGCTGGTTCCCGGCTTCGACCTGTGGCGCAATCTCAGCCTGCCGCATGCGGGGGCATCGGGCTGGCTGCTCGACGAGGATGCCGAGCGCGACGCCGCCGAGCACGCGGTCCGGCAGCTTTCGATCAAGACGGCGAGCATTGATGCGCCGGTTACCGAATTGTCCGGGGGCAATGCGCAGAAGGTGACGATCGGGCGCTGGCTCCGACCCGAGACGCGGCTGCTGCTGCTCGACGAGCCCAGCGCGGGGATCGACATCGGCGCACGGACCGAGATCATGCGGCTGATCCGCAGACTCGCCGATGACGGGTTGCCGATCCTGCTCGTCTCGTCGGACTTCGCCGAGCTTCTTGCGCTGGCCGATCGCGTGCTGGTGCTGCGCGATCGCCGCATCGTCGCGGATCGCGCGGCCGGCGACCTCGACGAGGACGCACTCATCCTGCTGGCCGGCGGTTCGCTTGCCAGCGACAACGGGGAAATCGCCGCATGA
- a CDS encoding beta-L-arabinofuranosidase domain-containing protein, with amino-acid sequence MAFAAQAAAAPAPALPGAEAVHEFPYGAVRLTSGRIKRQYDQVHAHYMALDNDRVLKVFRQNAGLPAPGPDMGGWYDRDGFVPGLTIGQYISGLARLGAATGDKAAHAKVAALVDGFGKAFVKAPNPYAGPKAQEQWAAYVMDKYVVGLIDAYRLSGVEQAKTLLPIVIEKCRPFISPVSRDRVGKKDPPYDETYVLPENLFHVADITGDEKYRQMAVHYLLNKEWFDPLAAGQDVLPTKHAYSHTIALSSGAQAYLHLGDAKYRRALENAWKFMEPQRFASGGWGPEEQFVELHKGLLAASLQSSKAHFETPCGAFADLKLARYLLRFTGDPVYGDGLERTLYNTMLAARTPDSDGGYPYYSDYGSKGEKRYYHQKWPCCSGTLVQGVADYVLNLYFHDDNALLVNLYASSEVTWDRPGGAVEVVQQTDYPATDTVRLTVRKPGNGRFAMKLRIPAWSMGARIAINGKARAATPGQLATVERVWKAGDTVELTLPQPLRGLAIDDQNPNLQALMRGAVMYVGINPWDGIETQKVNLPAGLQPMPGQPEAYRTDVGGRDLVFVPYFAVDTERTATYFKTA; translated from the coding sequence ATGGCCTTCGCGGCACAGGCCGCTGCCGCCCCTGCACCCGCACTGCCGGGCGCGGAAGCGGTCCATGAATTCCCCTATGGCGCGGTGCGGCTCACCAGCGGGCGGATCAAGCGCCAGTACGACCAGGTCCACGCGCATTACATGGCGCTCGACAATGACCGCGTGCTCAAGGTTTTTCGCCAGAATGCCGGACTGCCCGCGCCCGGCCCCGACATGGGCGGCTGGTACGACCGCGACGGCTTCGTCCCCGGGCTGACGATCGGCCAATATATCTCGGGTCTCGCCCGGCTCGGCGCCGCGACCGGCGACAAGGCCGCGCATGCCAAGGTCGCCGCTTTGGTCGACGGCTTCGGCAAGGCGTTCGTCAAGGCGCCCAATCCCTATGCCGGGCCCAAGGCGCAGGAGCAGTGGGCCGCCTATGTCATGGACAAATATGTCGTCGGGCTGATCGACGCCTATCGGCTGAGCGGCGTCGAGCAGGCCAAGACGCTGCTGCCGATCGTGATCGAGAAATGCCGCCCGTTCATCTCGCCGGTGTCGCGCGATCGCGTCGGCAAGAAGGACCCGCCCTATGACGAGACCTATGTCCTTCCCGAAAACCTGTTCCACGTCGCCGATATCACCGGCGACGAGAAATATCGCCAGATGGCGGTCCATTATCTGCTGAACAAGGAATGGTTCGATCCGCTGGCGGCGGGGCAGGACGTGCTGCCGACCAAGCACGCCTATAGCCACACGATCGCGCTGAGTTCGGGCGCGCAGGCCTATCTCCATCTTGGCGACGCCAAATATCGCCGCGCGCTGGAAAATGCGTGGAAGTTCATGGAGCCCCAGCGCTTCGCCAGCGGCGGCTGGGGCCCCGAGGAGCAGTTCGTCGAGCTGCACAAGGGCCTGCTCGCCGCCAGCCTGCAAAGCTCCAAGGCGCATTTCGAAACCCCGTGCGGCGCCTTTGCCGACTTGAAGCTCGCGCGCTACCTGCTCCGCTTCACCGGCGACCCGGTCTATGGCGACGGGCTGGAGCGCACATTGTACAACACGATGCTCGCCGCGCGCACGCCCGACAGCGACGGCGGCTATCCCTATTATTCGGATTACGGGTCGAAGGGCGAGAAGCGCTATTACCACCAGAAATGGCCGTGCTGCTCGGGCACGTTGGTCCAGGGCGTCGCCGATTACGTCCTCAACCTCTATTTCCACGACGACAACGCGCTGCTCGTCAATCTCTACGCCTCGTCCGAAGTGACCTGGGACCGCCCCGGCGGCGCCGTCGAGGTCGTCCAGCAGACCGACTATCCCGCCACCGACACGGTGCGCCTCACGGTGCGCAAGCCGGGCAATGGCCGCTTCGCAATGAAGCTGCGCATTCCCGCCTGGAGCATGGGCGCGCGCATCGCCATCAACGGCAAGGCGCGGGCCGCGACGCCGGGGCAGCTCGCGACCGTCGAGCGCGTCTGGAAGGCCGGCGACACCGTCGAGCTGACTCTGCCGCAACCGCTGCGCGGGCTGGCGATCGACGACCAGAACCCGAATCTCCAGGCGCTGATGCGCGGCGCGGTGATGTATGTCGGGATCAATCCGTGGGACGGTATCGAGACCCAGAAGGTGAACCTGCCCGCCGGGCTCCAGCCAATGCCCGGCCAGCCCGAAGCGTATCGCACCGATGTGGGAGGGCGCGACCTCGTCTTCGTGCCCTATTTCGCGGTCGATACCGAACGCACCGCCACCTATTTCAAGACCGCATGA
- a CDS encoding ABC transporter permease translates to MTARPLWRNSLSLREAGVYYALALLMAGLAGFAAARGLPPYLSAGNMTNIAYQASLVGIMGVAMTIVLITGAFDLSVASVAALAAAVLIGLAPSIGFPLAAIAALVTGAAIGLINGAIVNLLGINAFIVTLGSLTAVRGLVLALTDGRSLMVEDPQVLAQLLAFESGRVAAFWPMLGLAVALVALGAWQIRRARAGGRPVRPGVAIGGVAIAALALAAGPGLLLPNPVLYLAAITAAAAFVLRFTVTGRRLYAVGGNAEAARLSGIDVTAYKIGAFVVSGVAAGFAGVLFASRLGAINPTALQGSELTVIAAAILGGTSLFGGAGSVVKTVVGALILFTLTNGFNILNLGANYQGLIEGLVVIVAAAIYTVGGRSAGR, encoded by the coding sequence ATGACCGCACGCCCGCTTTGGCGGAACTCGCTGAGCCTGCGCGAGGCCGGCGTCTATTACGCGCTCGCGCTGCTGATGGCGGGGCTGGCGGGGTTCGCCGCCGCGCGCGGGTTGCCGCCCTATCTGTCCGCGGGGAACATGACGAACATCGCCTACCAGGCGTCGCTGGTCGGGATCATGGGCGTGGCGATGACGATCGTGCTGATCACCGGCGCGTTCGACCTTTCGGTGGCGTCGGTGGCGGCGCTGGCGGCGGCGGTGCTGATCGGGCTGGCGCCGTCGATCGGGTTTCCGCTGGCCGCGATTGCGGCGCTGGTGACCGGCGCGGCGATCGGGCTGATCAATGGCGCGATCGTCAACCTGTTGGGAATAAACGCATTTATTGTAACGCTCGGGTCGCTGACGGCGGTGCGCGGGCTCGTCCTCGCGCTCACCGACGGGCGGTCGCTGATGGTCGAGGACCCGCAGGTGCTTGCCCAGCTGCTAGCCTTCGAGAGCGGGCGGGTGGCGGCGTTCTGGCCGATGCTGGGGCTGGCTGTGGCGCTGGTGGCGCTCGGCGCGTGGCAGATCCGGCGCGCCCGCGCCGGGGGGCGCCCGGTGCGCCCGGGCGTGGCGATCGGCGGCGTGGCGATCGCGGCGCTGGCGCTGGCCGCCGGGCCGGGGCTGCTGCTGCCCAATCCGGTGCTGTACCTTGCCGCGATCACGGCGGCGGCTGCGTTCGTGCTGCGCTTCACCGTCACCGGAAGGCGGCTCTACGCCGTCGGCGGCAATGCCGAGGCGGCGCGGCTGTCGGGCATCGACGTGACTGCGTACAAGATCGGCGCGTTCGTCGTGTCGGGCGTGGCAGCGGGGTTTGCCGGCGTGTTGTTCGCCAGCCGGCTGGGCGCGATCAACCCGACTGCGCTCCAGGGCAGCGAGCTGACCGTGATCGCCGCGGCGATCCTGGGCGGCACCTCGCTGTTCGGCGGCGCGGGCAGCGTGGTGAAGACCGTGGTCGGCGCGCTGATCCTGTTCACGCTGACCAACGGGTTCAACATCCTCAATCTCGGCGCCAATTATCAGGGGCTGATCGAGGGGCTGGTGGTGATCGTCGCCGCGGCGATCTACACCGTCGGCGGGCGGAGCGCGGGGCGATGA
- a CDS encoding ribulose-bisphosphate carboxylase large subunit family protein: MMPGSDRVTATYHIETAFPLEQAAATMAGEQSTGTFVRVPGETDALREAHAARVEELVELGDVAAPSLPGSGLPKGGGDGRRRTARVTLSWPLANFGPSLPNVLATIAGNLSELKAFSGLKLVDITLPPAFLDRYQGPQFGVAGTRRLAGVYDRPILGTIIKPSVGLSPEATAEQVRVLVEAGVDFIKDDELQADGPHCPFDARIAAVMRVIRDHADRTGKKVMYAANLTGDIDEMLWRHDQVLAQGGTCIMASMNSIGLPAMRMLRAHAQLPIHGHRNGWGMLGRSPAIGMHYIAFQKLWRLAGIDHSHVNGIDNKFCETNDSVIASARECLTPMFAPPHPGCEILPVFSSGQSVMQAAATYQALGTTDLMYAAGGGIMAHPGGPAAGVRALRLAWDAAVAGVPLADAAKDAPELRAAMQAFGG; the protein is encoded by the coding sequence ATGATGCCGGGCAGCGATCGGGTCACCGCGACCTACCATATCGAAACCGCCTTTCCGCTCGAACAGGCGGCGGCGACGATGGCCGGCGAACAGTCGACCGGCACCTTCGTCCGCGTGCCCGGTGAGACCGACGCATTGCGCGAGGCGCATGCCGCGCGGGTCGAGGAACTGGTCGAACTCGGCGATGTCGCCGCCCCCTCGCTGCCCGGATCGGGGCTGCCAAAGGGGGGTGGCGACGGGCGGCGGCGCACCGCGCGCGTCACTTTGTCCTGGCCGCTCGCCAATTTCGGGCCGTCGCTGCCCAATGTGCTGGCGACGATCGCGGGCAATTTGTCCGAGCTGAAGGCCTTTTCGGGGCTCAAGCTCGTCGACATCACGCTGCCCCCGGCGTTTCTCGATCGCTATCAGGGGCCGCAATTCGGCGTGGCGGGCACCCGCCGGCTGGCGGGTGTGTATGACCGCCCGATCCTCGGCACAATCATCAAGCCCAGCGTCGGCCTGTCTCCCGAGGCGACCGCCGAACAGGTCCGCGTCCTGGTCGAGGCGGGGGTCGATTTCATCAAGGACGACGAGCTTCAGGCCGATGGCCCGCATTGCCCGTTCGACGCGCGCATCGCGGCGGTGATGCGGGTGATCCGCGACCATGCCGACCGTACCGGCAAGAAGGTGATGTACGCCGCCAACCTGACCGGCGACATCGACGAGATGCTGTGGCGCCATGACCAGGTGCTGGCACAGGGCGGCACCTGCATCATGGCGAGCATGAACTCGATCGGCCTCCCCGCGATGCGGATGCTGCGCGCGCATGCCCAGCTCCCGATCCACGGCCACCGCAATGGCTGGGGCATGCTCGGTCGCTCGCCGGCGATCGGCATGCACTATATCGCATTCCAGAAATTGTGGCGGCTCGCCGGGATCGACCACAGCCATGTCAACGGCATCGACAATAAATTCTGCGAAACCAACGACAGCGTGATCGCGTCGGCGCGCGAATGCCTGACCCCGATGTTCGCGCCCCCGCATCCCGGATGCGAGATCCTGCCGGTGTTCTCGTCGGGGCAATCGGTGATGCAGGCCGCAGCGACCTATCAGGCGCTCGGCACCACCGACCTGATGTACGCGGCGGGCGGCGGGATCATGGCGCATCCGGGTGGCCCCGCGGCGGGCGTGCGCGCGCTGCGGCTCGCCTGGGATGCCGCCGTCGCGGGGGTCCCGCTTGCCGACGCGGCGAAGGACGCACCCGAACTGCGCGCGGCGATGCAGGCGTTCGGCGGGTGA
- a CDS encoding extracellular solute-binding protein has translation MSTGEMGVPVLKGMTWNHARGLDPLVAASARWAEQGGAAITWEARSLQDFEQYPLDDLARRFDLIVIDHPHVGQIVQQNCLAPFEDAAALAGIEAGSVGRSFESYRFAGRQWALPIDAAAQVLAYVPDRIAAPPATWDDVLALGRAGQLACPLRPPHALMTLFTLCGQFGGSPDVTGARLFDPEIAAEAYARLLTLAALVGDDARTQDPIAVFEAMAASDSPIATAPFLYGYANYARDGFRAHRIAFADLVPLGPAGVAGSALGGTGIAVSALGAHIDAARRFAAWVASAEVQRGLYASAGGQPGHDAAWRDATVNAATHDFYAATRATLEAAWLRPRHDGYMAFQQQASALLDAAIATRAPASPLIAALNELSNSFAFDTLRK, from the coding sequence ATGTCAACGGGAGAGATGGGCGTGCCGGTGCTGAAGGGGATGACGTGGAACCATGCGCGCGGGCTCGACCCGTTGGTCGCGGCGTCCGCGCGATGGGCGGAACAGGGGGGCGCGGCGATCACCTGGGAAGCGCGATCGCTCCAGGATTTCGAGCAGTATCCGCTCGACGATCTCGCCCGCCGGTTCGACCTGATCGTGATCGATCACCCCCATGTCGGCCAGATCGTCCAGCAGAATTGCCTCGCGCCCTTCGAAGACGCAGCGGCACTCGCCGGGATCGAAGCGGGGTCGGTCGGGCGCTCGTTTGAAAGCTATCGGTTCGCGGGGCGGCAATGGGCGCTGCCGATCGACGCTGCGGCACAGGTGCTGGCCTATGTCCCCGATCGCATCGCTGCGCCGCCCGCGACCTGGGACGATGTGCTCGCGCTGGGCCGCGCGGGGCAGCTTGCCTGTCCGTTGCGGCCCCCGCATGCGCTGATGACGCTGTTCACGCTGTGCGGCCAGTTCGGCGGCTCCCCCGACGTGACGGGCGCGCGGCTGTTCGATCCCGAAATTGCAGCCGAGGCCTATGCCCGCCTGCTCACCCTCGCCGCGCTGGTCGGCGACGATGCGCGGACGCAGGACCCGATCGCGGTGTTCGAGGCGATGGCCGCGAGCGATTCGCCGATCGCCACCGCGCCCTTCCTCTACGGCTATGCCAATTACGCGCGCGACGGCTTCCGCGCACACAGGATCGCCTTTGCCGATCTCGTCCCGCTCGGGCCGGCGGGAGTCGCCGGATCGGCGCTGGGCGGCACCGGAATCGCCGTCTCGGCGCTGGGCGCGCATATCGACGCGGCGCGGCGCTTTGCCGCATGGGTCGCCTCGGCGGAGGTCCAGCGCGGGCTCTATGCCAGCGCGGGCGGCCAGCCGGGCCATGACGCGGCGTGGCGCGACGCCACGGTCAACGCCGCCACCCATGACTTTTACGCCGCGACCCGCGCGACGCTGGAGGCGGCGTGGCTGCGCCCGCGGCATGACGGCTATATGGCGTTCCAACAACAGGCCTCCGCGCTGCTCGACGCTGCGATCGCGACACGCGCGCCCGCAAGCCCGCTGATAGCCGCACTTAACGAACTTTCGAACAGCTTCGCTTTTGACACGTTGCGAAAATAA
- a CDS encoding sugar ABC transporter substrate-binding protein, translated as MRRRPLFRIAGAGAILAIGAASVATLAVQVRRDAAAPVVAVRADAPRYGLASAGLGYPFAAAVAKGFVDAANRAGAQAVVLDARGDVQKQANDVQDLIVQRVKGLAVMPLDAVVAQGWVKRAGAAGVPIAAVAAQVGDPRARAIDDVYPGLVALATQDEVTAGEAAGRLAATLLPRGRQARIAIIEGAAGFPEVEQRARGFRRALDAAGADYRIVASQPGNWTSDKGEAACQNILSARPDIDLFFNEADDMLIGCARAVRAAGSDARLVGLGGSKLAVASIKAGAVDGTVCFKPEALGALAFEALRARAEGGDPRERRFLTYPLPAVTAASVGQCEGQW; from the coding sequence GTGCGCCGCCGCCCCCTGTTCCGTATCGCGGGCGCCGGGGCGATCCTTGCCATCGGCGCGGCGTCGGTGGCGACGCTGGCGGTGCAGGTGCGCCGCGACGCTGCGGCGCCGGTGGTGGCGGTGCGCGCCGATGCGCCGCGCTATGGGCTGGCGAGCGCCGGGCTGGGCTATCCCTTTGCCGCGGCGGTCGCCAAGGGGTTCGTCGACGCCGCCAATCGCGCGGGTGCGCAGGCGGTGGTGCTCGACGCGCGCGGCGATGTGCAGAAGCAGGCGAACGACGTTCAGGACCTCATCGTCCAGCGGGTCAAGGGACTTGCGGTCATGCCGCTGGATGCCGTCGTGGCGCAGGGCTGGGTGAAACGCGCGGGCGCGGCGGGCGTGCCGATCGCCGCCGTCGCGGCGCAGGTCGGCGATCCGCGCGCGCGGGCGATCGACGACGTCTATCCGGGCCTGGTCGCACTCGCGACGCAGGACGAAGTGACCGCGGGCGAAGCCGCCGGGCGGCTTGCCGCGACGCTGTTGCCGCGGGGGCGGCAGGCGCGGATCGCGATCATCGAGGGCGCGGCGGGCTTCCCCGAAGTCGAGCAGCGCGCGCGCGGCTTTCGCCGGGCGCTCGACGCCGCCGGCGCAGATTATCGCATCGTCGCGTCGCAGCCGGGCAACTGGACCTCGGACAAGGGCGAGGCGGCGTGCCAGAACATCCTGAGCGCGCGCCCCGACATCGACCTGTTCTTCAACGAGGCCGACGACATGCTGATCGGTTGCGCGCGCGCCGTGCGGGCTGCGGGGTCGGACGCGCGGCTGGTCGGGCTGGGCGGGTCGAAGCTCGCCGTGGCCTCGATCAAGGCGGGTGCTGTGGACGGCACGGTGTGTTTCAAGCCCGAGGCACTGGGCGCGCTGGCGTTCGAGGCGCTGCGGGCGCGGGCGGAGGGCGGCGACCCGCGCGAGCGGCGCTTTCTGACCTATCCGTTGCCCGCGGTCACCGCCGCGAGCGTCGGCCAGTGCGAGGGCCAATGGTGA